From Selenomonas ruminantium AC2024, a single genomic window includes:
- the hpf gene encoding ribosome hibernation-promoting factor, HPF/YfiA family, translated as MATFTVRGKNIEITPSLREYVEKRVGKVTKYFENVGDISVLLTVSKGRHIVEVTVPVQNGILLRGEEATMDMYTSIDLVVEKLERQIHKQKTKLARRFRGGGFKAEALKTPPVEGPADDEEYQVVKTKRFVVKPMDVQEAIMQMNLLNHNFFVFRNSQTEDVQVVYKRTDGNYGLIESGN; from the coding sequence ATGGCAACATTCACTGTAAGAGGCAAGAACATCGAGATCACTCCTTCCCTGCGCGAGTATGTGGAAAAACGTGTAGGCAAAGTCACCAAGTATTTCGAAAACGTTGGTGATATTTCGGTTCTCTTAACCGTATCGAAGGGGCGTCACATCGTCGAGGTTACGGTGCCCGTACAGAATGGCATTTTGCTTCGCGGCGAAGAGGCCACGATGGATATGTACACGTCAATTGACTTAGTGGTGGAAAAACTGGAGCGCCAGATTCATAAACAGAAAACGAAACTGGCTCGCCGTTTCCGTGGCGGCGGCTTCAAGGCCGAAGCCCTCAAGACGCCCCCTGTTGAAGGGCCGGCAGATGATGAGGAATATCAGGTCGTGAAGACCAAACGCTTCGTGGTAAAACCCATGGACGTACAGGAAGCCATCATGCAGATGAATCTCCTGAACCACAACTTCTTCGTCTTCCGCAACTCCCAGACGGAAGATGTGCAGGTGGTCTACAAGCGCACCGATGGCAATTACGGGCTGATTGAGTCCGGTAACTGA
- a CDS encoding methyl-accepting chemotaxis protein, which produces MGIKQKFTVLAGIIGVLLAVVSIIGFYTADSNLEKAVEQELTATMGDAASQMDGWLQAKGRSAQYAADLLTEFNGDETRTKSIASLAIGASDKEILDINVGMEDGYFASYRTQNKSTGTLDPRTRPWYNDAKKAGKMVFTDPYVDKNTGKLVVSAVAPFKANGQFAGAICTDIDLAVVDAQVDKLKYHGEAGMATVADKTGMILGIGTDEAIGSKFQDLPGIGSHFEEMLKAGKGVFVFDNPRDGKMICGYTVVPSTGWLFAMSVPYDYVFAAVSSLKIVYAVLTLVGLALVLVVCFAFAGRITNPIVALEANARELANGNLSQKNLEVTSRDEIGSLTQAFNTMSDNLRNLIRQMATTSEQVAASSEELTANAQQSADASVHVAETVGDVVGNVAQQLSDIGSAKESVDGVYHDIAEMSAKAKHVTTASNQTAEAAKKGADLMEEAIKKMGAIEQSVLSSSEVVRTLGESSQQIGQIVEAISSIAQQTNLLSLNAAIEAARAGEQGRGFAVVAEEVRKLAAESQESAEQIKERIASIQNETARAVESMQSGTEEVTLGTKAIRDVGEQFEDIMSKVDSINVQMEEINGAVSQVSTGAEQIVTAVDAIDSVSNKTSDSMQTISSATEEQSASNEEIAAASQALANLANKMQEAVGKFRL; this is translated from the coding sequence ATGGGGATTAAACAAAAATTCACGGTACTAGCCGGAATTATCGGTGTGTTATTGGCGGTGGTTTCCATTATTGGCTTTTACACAGCGGATAGCAATCTGGAGAAGGCTGTGGAGCAGGAATTAACCGCTACCATGGGAGATGCAGCTTCCCAAATGGATGGCTGGCTGCAGGCAAAAGGGAGATCCGCCCAGTATGCGGCAGATTTGCTGACGGAGTTCAATGGGGACGAAACCCGAACCAAGAGCATTGCTTCTCTGGCTATCGGTGCTTCGGATAAAGAAATTCTTGACATCAATGTGGGCATGGAGGATGGTTATTTTGCTTCCTACCGCACCCAGAACAAGAGCACAGGGACTCTTGATCCGCGTACTCGTCCTTGGTACAACGATGCGAAGAAGGCTGGCAAGATGGTCTTTACCGATCCCTATGTAGACAAGAATACGGGGAAACTGGTGGTTTCAGCGGTGGCGCCTTTCAAGGCTAACGGCCAGTTTGCAGGAGCCATCTGTACGGATATTGACCTGGCTGTAGTGGATGCGCAGGTGGATAAGCTGAAATACCACGGCGAAGCTGGTATGGCAACTGTTGCGGATAAGACGGGCATGATTCTGGGAATTGGTACAGATGAGGCTATTGGCTCCAAGTTTCAGGATTTGCCAGGAATTGGCAGTCATTTTGAAGAAATGCTGAAAGCTGGCAAGGGTGTATTTGTCTTTGACAACCCCCGGGATGGCAAAATGATTTGTGGCTATACCGTGGTACCTAGCACGGGCTGGCTCTTTGCCATGAGCGTCCCCTATGATTATGTATTTGCCGCTGTCAGCAGCTTGAAGATTGTCTATGCCGTGTTGACCTTGGTAGGTTTGGCGTTGGTACTGGTGGTTTGCTTTGCCTTTGCGGGCCGCATTACCAATCCGATTGTGGCGCTGGAAGCTAATGCCCGCGAACTGGCCAATGGCAATCTGTCCCAGAAGAATCTGGAGGTTACTTCCCGCGATGAAATCGGCTCTTTGACGCAGGCCTTTAATACCATGAGTGACAATCTGCGCAACCTTATCCGGCAGATGGCCACGACTTCGGAGCAGGTGGCTGCATCCTCCGAAGAACTTACGGCTAACGCCCAGCAGTCGGCAGATGCATCCGTGCATGTTGCCGAAACGGTGGGGGATGTTGTGGGCAATGTGGCCCAGCAGCTCAGTGATATCGGCAGTGCCAAGGAAAGCGTGGATGGCGTTTATCACGATATTGCGGAAATGTCCGCCAAGGCTAAGCATGTAACGACCGCTTCCAACCAGACGGCAGAAGCTGCCAAGAAGGGCGCCGATTTGATGGAAGAAGCCATCAAGAAGATGGGCGCTATCGAGCAGAGTGTTCTTTCTTCCTCGGAAGTCGTCAGGACGCTGGGCGAAAGTTCTCAGCAGATTGGCCAGATTGTGGAGGCGATTTCCTCCATTGCTCAGCAGACGAACCTCCTCTCCCTCAATGCAGCCATTGAAGCTGCTCGTGCCGGTGAGCAGGGACGCGGCTTTGCAGTCGTAGCAGAAGAAGTCCGCAAGCTGGCGGCTGAATCCCAGGAATCGGCAGAACAGATTAAAGAACGCATTGCTTCCATTCAGAATGAAACGGCTCGGGCTGTGGAATCCATGCAGAGCGGTACCGAAGAGGTGACTTTGGGAACCAAGGCCATTCGGGATGTAGGCGAGCAGTTCGAAGACATTATGAGCAAGGTGGATTCTATCAATGTGCAGATGGAAGAAATCAATGGTGCAGTATCGCAGGTTTCCACTGGTGCCGAGCAGATTGTGACGGCAGTGGATGCCATTGACAGCGTAAGCAACAAGACTTCCGACAGCATGCAGACCATTTCTTCGGCAACAGAAGAACAGTCTGCATCGAACGAAGAGATTGCAGCCGCTTCGCAGGCGTTGGCTAATCTGGCGAACAAGATGCAGGAGGCTGTCGGCAAGTTCCGGCTTTAA
- a CDS encoding chemotaxis protein CheB has protein sequence MHNLRVFVIDNSIMFQNTLLQELTKRLPAGSLVERAGQPAEALSKLAVFKPTIIVLNFALSSLLVKQEKFLPLLIKTFPAAPVVTYGILESGQRAAQFLGAAQYLKKPSTGQPMEPFFEQLVSALLVSQGKADRANSRPSDIGSGAVVTKEIWQASKPAQPPAPPKPVPCPITSSITPPPNAAQIDLIAIGASTGGTEALSSILTQLQPPLPGIVIVQHIPPMFSRLFAERLNTECHLSVKEAVSGDVVLPNHVYIAPGAKHMTISRMGTRYMLECKPGPPVHSVCPSVDVLFDSVADVAGNHAMGIILTGIGKDGAAGLLKMRQLGSPTIGQDAASSVVYGMPKSAFELGAVQQQLPLSSIPQAIYKLVR, from the coding sequence ATGCATAATTTGAGGGTATTCGTCATTGACAACTCCATAATGTTTCAGAATACCTTATTGCAGGAGCTGACCAAAAGGCTGCCCGCCGGAAGTCTGGTGGAACGTGCCGGCCAGCCTGCTGAGGCACTGAGCAAACTGGCTGTTTTCAAGCCCACCATCATTGTGCTGAACTTTGCCTTATCTTCCTTATTGGTAAAACAGGAAAAGTTTCTGCCTCTGCTGATTAAAACCTTTCCCGCGGCTCCCGTTGTGACTTATGGAATCTTGGAAAGCGGCCAAAGGGCAGCCCAATTCCTGGGAGCTGCCCAGTACCTGAAAAAGCCTTCCACGGGCCAGCCCATGGAACCCTTCTTTGAGCAGCTGGTCAGTGCCCTGCTGGTTTCTCAAGGGAAAGCGGACCGTGCCAATAGCCGGCCGTCTGACATTGGCAGCGGTGCTGTAGTGACAAAAGAAATCTGGCAGGCCTCCAAGCCTGCACAGCCGCCAGCACCACCGAAACCAGTGCCCTGCCCCATTACCAGCAGCATAACACCACCGCCCAACGCGGCGCAGATTGACCTCATTGCCATCGGCGCCTCTACTGGCGGAACAGAAGCCTTATCGTCAATTCTCACCCAGCTGCAGCCGCCTCTGCCGGGCATTGTCATTGTCCAGCACATTCCCCCCATGTTCTCCCGCCTCTTTGCCGAGCGCCTGAACACGGAATGTCATCTTTCCGTAAAGGAAGCGGTCAGCGGGGATGTGGTACTGCCCAATCACGTCTACATTGCGCCGGGAGCCAAGCATATGACCATCTCCCGCATGGGCACCCGCTATATGCTCGAATGCAAGCCCGGACCGCCAGTGCACAGTGTCTGCCCATCGGTAGATGTACTCTTCGACAGCGTGGCGGATGTGGCAGGGAACCATGCCATGGGCATCATCCTTACCGGCATCGGCAAAGACGGTGCTGCCGGCCTGCTTAAAATGCGTCAGCTGGGTTCGCCCACCATCGGACAGGATGCCGCCAGCTCCGTTGTCTACGGCATGCCTAAATCCGCTTTTGAGTTGGGCGCCGTACAGCAGCAGCTGCCCCTTTCCAGCATCCCGCAGGCCATTTATAAACTCGTCCGTTGA
- a CDS encoding NCS2 family permease: MQAQASQSFLERFFKLSEKGTTVRTEVIAGFTTFIALAYIMFVNPNILADAGVPKEAAIASTIWIAALSTLMMGVFANYPVALAPGMGLNAFFAYYVCGVLGLHWTVALGAVFFSGLLFLILTISHVRQAIINAVPQNLRVAIGVGIGLFIAFIGLKGTGLIVSDPATFITLGSVTKPETAMSLFGLVLTGVLMARDVQGSILIGIIATTVLSMVLGYSPVPASFADVVSTSLPHMGETFGKLDIMGAWNYGILSIIFTFTVVELFDNMGTLIGLTAKAKLVKENGEIENLDRALNTDAVGTIFSAVFGTSTVTSYIESAAGIAAGGKTGLTAVTVAVLFLVSLLFAPLIGLVPGYATAPPLILVGALMMSEVGKVNFADFTDGLPAFLTIIMMPMTSSIANGFAFGFISYAFMKSLSGKAKEVSPIMWLVSIAFMVNLFMRS, translated from the coding sequence ATGCAAGCACAAGCAAGTCAGTCTTTCCTAGAGCGCTTCTTTAAGCTCTCGGAAAAGGGAACCACGGTACGCACGGAAGTCATCGCTGGTTTCACCACCTTTATCGCTTTGGCCTACATCATGTTCGTCAATCCGAACATTCTGGCCGATGCCGGTGTGCCCAAGGAAGCGGCCATTGCTTCCACCATTTGGATTGCAGCGCTGTCCACACTTATGATGGGCGTATTCGCCAACTATCCGGTAGCCTTGGCACCGGGCATGGGCTTAAATGCGTTTTTTGCTTATTATGTCTGCGGCGTTTTAGGCCTGCATTGGACGGTTGCTCTGGGCGCCGTTTTCTTCTCTGGTTTGCTGTTTTTAATTCTGACCATCAGCCATGTGCGTCAGGCCATCATCAACGCTGTGCCGCAGAATCTGCGCGTGGCTATCGGCGTGGGTATCGGTCTGTTTATCGCCTTTATCGGTCTTAAGGGCACGGGACTTATCGTCAGTGACCCGGCCACGTTCATCACGCTGGGCAGTGTAACGAAGCCGGAAACGGCCATGTCCCTGTTCGGCCTCGTACTCACCGGCGTATTGATGGCCCGTGATGTGCAGGGCTCCATTCTTATCGGTATCATTGCCACCACGGTTCTTTCCATGGTGCTGGGCTACTCCCCGGTACCGGCAAGTTTTGCTGATGTAGTCAGCACCAGCCTGCCCCATATGGGTGAAACCTTCGGCAAGCTCGACATCATGGGGGCCTGGAACTACGGCATCCTGTCCATTATCTTCACCTTTACGGTCGTGGAACTCTTCGATAACATGGGTACGCTGATTGGCCTGACCGCCAAAGCCAAGCTCGTGAAAGAAAATGGCGAGATTGAAAACCTCGACCGCGCGCTGAACACCGACGCTGTGGGTACGATTTTCTCCGCAGTATTCGGTACTTCCACGGTAACTTCCTACATTGAAAGTGCTGCTGGTATCGCCGCTGGCGGTAAGACGGGTCTGACGGCTGTAACGGTAGCTGTGCTGTTTTTGGTATCGCTGCTGTTTGCTCCGCTGATTGGTCTGGTGCCGGGTTATGCTACGGCTCCGCCGCTTATCCTCGTTGGTGCGCTGATGATGTCTGAAGTAGGCAAGGTAAACTTCGCTGACTTCACTGACGGTCTGCCCGCCTTCCTGACCATCATCATGATGCCCATGACTTCTTCCATCGCTAACGGTTTTGCCTTCGGTTTCATCAGCTATGCTTTCATGAAATCCCTGTCCGGCAAGGCCAAGGAAGTCAGCCCCATCATGTGGCTGGTAAGCATTGCCTTTATGGTGAATCTCTTTATGCGTTCTTAA
- a CDS encoding methylenetetrahydrofolate reductase: MKRVSVELIPRDEETLRGELQLLKQYEGKIDVINIPDLLRFDTRSWEGSAIAQEYFAMSMPHIRAMDIDLDKELPMKDYLREKGIKEVLVVQGDPPQRMTHEVYPTESTDVIRKFREEMPEVKVYAGIDQYRSSMRHELYRTRRKVQAGAAGFFTQPFFDMRMLEIYMDMLDGLDVYWGVSPVVTAASQSYWERKNNVIFPKHFAPTLEWSVDFSRQVMEMADKKDANVYLMPIKTNLEEYLAGVLA; the protein is encoded by the coding sequence ATGAAACGAGTATCCGTGGAGCTGATTCCCCGTGACGAGGAGACTTTGCGCGGCGAGTTACAGCTTTTGAAGCAGTATGAGGGCAAGATTGATGTCATCAATATCCCCGATTTACTGCGGTTTGACACCCGCAGCTGGGAAGGTTCGGCAATTGCCCAGGAGTATTTTGCCATGTCCATGCCTCATATCCGCGCCATGGATATCGACTTGGACAAGGAACTGCCCATGAAGGATTATCTGCGGGAAAAGGGCATCAAGGAAGTGCTGGTGGTGCAGGGCGACCCGCCGCAGCGCATGACCCATGAGGTTTATCCGACGGAATCCACGGACGTCATCCGCAAGTTCCGCGAGGAAATGCCGGAAGTGAAGGTCTATGCGGGCATTGACCAGTACAGAAGTTCCATGCGCCATGAGCTTTACCGTACCCGCCGCAAGGTGCAGGCCGGGGCCGCAGGTTTCTTCACGCAGCCGTTCTTCGACATGCGGATGCTGGAAATCTATATGGATATGCTCGATGGGCTGGATGTGTACTGGGGCGTATCGCCGGTGGTCACGGCGGCTTCGCAGAGCTATTGGGAGCGCAAGAACAACGTCATTTTCCCGAAGCACTTTGCGCCGACCTTGGAGTGGAGTGTGGATTTCTCCCGTCAGGTCATGGAAATGGCGGACAAGAAGGATGCCAATGTGTATCTGATGCCCATTAAGACCAATCTGGAAGAGTATTTAGCAGGTGTATTAGCCTGA
- a CDS encoding sulfide/dihydroorotate dehydrogenase-like FAD/NAD-binding protein, with translation MFKILKKEELSPSVFSMDIEAPRVAKKCLAGQFIILRVDEEGERIPLTIANFDREKGIINIVFQVIGASTMALAAKEAGDSIVDFAGPLGQPSEIKKFDGTVVVVGGGIGVAPTFPIARAMKEAGNKVIAIMGAKTKDILIMEKEMSEVTDEILITTDDGSRGIKGFVTYAVQELVNRGEKIAQITAIGPVIMMKSVADATRELGIPTVVSLNPIMVDGTGMCGGCRVTVGDETKFACVDGPEFDAHKVDFPELMSRQRMYRDMEAEEKDHICRIGLGRK, from the coding sequence ATGTTTAAGATTCTGAAAAAGGAAGAGCTGTCTCCCAGCGTCTTCTCCATGGATATCGAAGCCCCGCGTGTGGCCAAGAAATGTCTGGCTGGCCAGTTCATCATTCTGCGGGTGGACGAGGAAGGTGAGCGCATTCCTCTGACCATCGCGAACTTTGACCGCGAAAAAGGCATCATCAACATCGTATTCCAGGTAATCGGTGCCTCCACGATGGCTCTGGCTGCAAAAGAAGCCGGCGACAGCATTGTGGACTTTGCCGGTCCCTTGGGCCAGCCGTCTGAAATCAAGAAGTTTGACGGCACGGTTGTTGTCGTGGGCGGCGGTATCGGTGTTGCTCCGACTTTCCCGATTGCCCGTGCGATGAAGGAAGCAGGCAACAAGGTTATCGCCATCATGGGTGCCAAGACCAAGGACATTCTGATTATGGAAAAGGAAATGTCCGAAGTGACGGATGAAATCCTGATTACGACCGATGATGGTTCCCGCGGCATCAAGGGCTTTGTCACCTATGCGGTGCAGGAACTCGTGAACCGCGGCGAAAAGATTGCCCAGATTACGGCTATCGGTCCGGTTATCATGATGAAGAGCGTGGCTGATGCTACGCGTGAACTCGGCATTCCGACGGTGGTCAGTCTGAATCCCATCATGGTAGACGGTACGGGCATGTGCGGCGGCTGCCGTGTAACCGTAGGCGACGAAACGAAGTTTGCCTGCGTAGATGGCCCGGAATTTGACGCACACAAGGTAGATTTCCCCGAACTCATGAGCCGCCAGCGTATGTACCGCGACATGGAGGCTGAGGAAAAGGACCATATTTGCCGCATTGGTTTGGGGAGGAAATAA
- the gltA gene encoding NADPH-dependent glutamate synthase: protein MALSLKKHEMPVQDPQVRAHNFDEVALGYDEETAVAEAERCLHCKVPQCRKGCPVSVDIPEFIGKIKERDFDGAIEKIKEANALPAVCGRVCPQENQCEKYCVLAKKGESVGIGRLERYVADRYMAKNEEVKPIEYAEDAQKVAVIGSGPSGLSCAGDLAKKGYKVTVFEALHKAGGVLSYGIPEFRLPKDDVVKKEIDNIAKLGVKFELNSVAGRLFTVDELMEEEGFDAVFIGTGAGLPRFQGIPGESLSGVYSANEFLTRCNLMKAYKFPEYATPIKIGKKVAVIGGGNVAMDAARTALRLGAEKVYIVYRRSEAELPARKEEVEHAKEEGIEFKLLNNPVEILGDENGWVSGMRCIKMELGEPDESGRRRPVAVAGSEFDLDVETVIVSIGTGPNPIISQTTPGLDTTKRGNIAADEETGETSKPGVFAGGDIVTGAATVILAMGAGRKAAAAIDEYLKSKR from the coding sequence ATGGCTTTGTCTTTGAAGAAACATGAAATGCCGGTGCAGGACCCGCAGGTTCGCGCCCATAACTTTGATGAAGTAGCTTTGGGCTACGATGAGGAAACGGCAGTAGCCGAAGCAGAACGCTGCCTGCACTGCAAAGTGCCGCAGTGCCGCAAAGGCTGCCCGGTGTCCGTAGATATCCCGGAATTTATCGGCAAGATTAAAGAGCGCGATTTTGACGGCGCCATTGAAAAAATCAAGGAAGCCAACGCGCTGCCAGCTGTCTGCGGCCGTGTCTGCCCGCAGGAAAACCAGTGCGAAAAATACTGCGTGCTGGCCAAGAAGGGCGAATCCGTCGGCATTGGCCGTCTGGAGCGCTATGTAGCGGACCGCTATATGGCCAAGAATGAAGAAGTAAAGCCCATTGAATACGCCGAAGATGCACAGAAGGTAGCCGTGATCGGCTCCGGCCCCTCCGGCTTGTCCTGTGCCGGCGATTTGGCCAAGAAGGGTTACAAGGTAACGGTATTTGAGGCCCTGCACAAGGCGGGCGGCGTGCTGTCCTACGGCATTCCTGAATTCCGTCTGCCGAAAGATGATGTCGTGAAGAAGGAAATCGACAACATCGCCAAACTCGGCGTGAAGTTTGAACTCAACTCCGTAGCCGGCCGCCTGTTCACGGTGGACGAGCTCATGGAAGAAGAAGGCTTTGATGCGGTATTCATCGGCACGGGTGCTGGTCTGCCGCGTTTCCAGGGCATTCCGGGCGAAAGCCTCAGCGGCGTTTATTCTGCCAATGAATTCCTGACGCGCTGCAACCTCATGAAGGCGTACAAGTTCCCGGAATACGCTACGCCGATTAAGATTGGCAAGAAGGTCGCCGTTATCGGCGGCGGCAACGTGGCTATGGATGCTGCCCGCACGGCGCTGCGTCTGGGCGCGGAAAAGGTCTATATCGTCTATCGCCGCAGCGAGGCAGAACTGCCTGCTCGTAAGGAAGAAGTGGAACATGCCAAAGAGGAAGGGATTGAATTCAAGCTCCTCAATAACCCGGTGGAAATTCTTGGGGATGAAAACGGCTGGGTGAGTGGCATGCGCTGCATCAAGATGGAACTCGGTGAGCCTGATGAATCCGGCCGCCGCCGTCCGGTAGCTGTGGCTGGTTCTGAGTTTGACCTGGATGTGGAAACGGTTATCGTATCCATCGGTACCGGCCCGAATCCGATTATTTCGCAGACCACGCCGGGCCTTGATACGACGAAGCGCGGCAATATCGCTGCTGACGAGGAAACTGGGGAAACGTCCAAGCCGGGCGTATTTGCCGGCGGCGATATCGTAACGGGTGCCGCTACGGTAATTCTCGCCATGGGCGCAGGCCGCAAGGCAGCTGCCGCCATTGACGAATATTTGAAAAGCAAGCGCTAA
- a CDS encoding 3'-5' exonuclease → MMNFAAIDFETATGCRNSACSVAVMAVEDGRMKDVYYSLIQPPMNKYNYFNIQIHGITPNDTKNAPTFAEIWPELKSHLEGKIVVAHNAKFDMGVLSACLADEGLPTPDFAYCDTVAIARKAWPFLENHKLDTVGTHLHIDFQHHNAMDDARTCAAIPLAAGQELKEDSLESLAKKLGINVCVFGRKGYRR, encoded by the coding sequence ATGATGAACTTTGCGGCCATTGACTTTGAAACGGCCACGGGCTGCCGTAACTCAGCCTGCAGTGTGGCGGTGATGGCGGTGGAAGATGGCAGGATGAAGGATGTATACTACTCGCTAATTCAGCCGCCCATGAATAAGTACAATTACTTCAATATACAGATTCATGGCATTACGCCCAATGACACAAAAAATGCGCCGACCTTTGCCGAAATCTGGCCGGAACTTAAAAGCCATCTCGAAGGGAAAATCGTGGTGGCGCATAATGCAAAATTTGATATGGGTGTTTTAAGTGCGTGTCTTGCGGATGAAGGACTGCCGACACCGGATTTTGCCTACTGCGATACGGTAGCCATTGCCCGCAAGGCCTGGCCGTTTTTGGAGAATCACAAACTGGATACGGTGGGCACGCATCTGCATATTGATTTCCAGCATCATAATGCCATGGATGATGCCCGTACCTGTGCCGCAATTCCTTTGGCAGCCGGACAGGAATTAAAAGAGGATTCTTTGGAGTCCTTGGCGAAAAAACTGGGTATAAATGTGTGTGTGTTTGGGAGAAAGGGGTATCGAAGATGA
- a CDS encoding DUF523 domain-containing protein, with protein sequence MILVSACLLGHKVKYSGGANTHELLLKYNERGRFIAVCPECFAMLPCPRPAMEIQGGTGKKVLAGKARAMDENGMDTTQYLLTGADKVLKIAEAYNAKVAILKEGSPSCGVKKIHSGNFDGKKVKGQGVTTALLQKHGITVYSEKDMTVGRLEELIAEDVKRDRI encoded by the coding sequence ATGATTCTGGTTAGCGCCTGTCTGTTAGGGCATAAGGTAAAGTACAGCGGAGGGGCCAACACCCATGAGCTGCTGTTGAAATACAATGAGCGGGGCCGCTTTATCGCCGTCTGCCCCGAATGCTTCGCCATGCTGCCTTGCCCAAGGCCGGCTATGGAGATTCAGGGTGGTACGGGCAAGAAAGTCCTTGCGGGCAAAGCGCGGGCTATGGACGAAAACGGCATGGATACCACCCAGTACCTGCTGACGGGGGCCGACAAGGTGCTCAAAATCGCCGAAGCCTATAATGCGAAAGTCGCCATTCTCAAAGAAGGCAGCCCCTCCTGCGGCGTCAAAAAAATCCATAGCGGCAACTTTGATGGCAAAAAAGTCAAAGGGCAGGGCGTAACCACCGCTCTTTTGCAAAAACACGGCATTACGGTCTATTCCGAAAAAGATATGACCGTGGGACGGCTTGAAGAACTTATTGCCGAAGATGTGAAACGGGATAGAATATGA
- a CDS encoding DUF3990 domain-containing protein has protein sequence MVLFHGSNIVVREPKILKSQRFLDFGAGFYMTSDFEQARKWAVRTAARREEGVATISVFEISDDYVDRVKVLAFVRPDRDWLRYITAHRTGNPPADDYDMVVGPVANDQAIRTVNNYLKGYFPEDVAIKLLLPQKLKDQYLFRTEKALDLLVFKEAKQL, from the coding sequence ATGGTGTTATTTCATGGAAGCAATATTGTAGTTCGTGAACCTAAGATATTGAAATCGCAAAGATTTTTGGACTTTGGCGCTGGCTTTTATATGACCAGTGACTTTGAGCAGGCACGGAAGTGGGCGGTTAGGACGGCTGCCCGTCGTGAGGAAGGCGTAGCAACGATATCTGTTTTTGAAATTAGCGATGATTATGTGGATAGAGTGAAGGTACTGGCTTTTGTCAGACCGGATAGAGATTGGCTGCGGTATATAACGGCTCATCGCACTGGAAATCCACCTGCTGATGATTATGATATGGTGGTTGGGCCTGTGGCCAATGACCAAGCTATCCGCACGGTCAACAATTATTTGAAGGGTTATTTTCCCGAAGATGTGGCGATTAAACTGTTATTGCCACAGAAGTTAAAAGACCAATATTTGTTTCGTACAGAGAAAGCGTTGGATTTATTGGTCTTTAAGGAGGCGAAGCAGTTATGA
- a CDS encoding DUF3791 domain-containing protein, with protein sequence MKFFMYLLEFYAAYKNRKTGEVLAEWESKGLTKKIYDNYWVYHTEAIENAYADIDNLLNTGKHAW encoded by the coding sequence ATGAAATTTTTTATGTACCTGCTGGAATTTTATGCGGCCTATAAGAATCGTAAGACCGGTGAAGTTTTGGCTGAATGGGAAAGCAAGGGACTTACCAAGAAGATATATGACAATTATTGGGTGTATCATACAGAAGCTATCGAGAATGCCTATGCTGATATTGATAACCTGTTGAATACTGGCAAGCATGCCTGGTGA
- a CDS encoding DeoR/GlpR family DNA-binding transcription regulator, translated as MNSRERRHFLLQELQKAKAVYVRELAQRLAVSDMTIRRDLHRLADMNIVTLVHGGAVLNEGTAALANVSARSLRMAKEKNAIAEFCAGLIKEGNAIYLDTGSTNIEIAEELKNRQNIAVLSHSLPIHNILSVNDKLQLIAMPGFYRSSPHGFFGDLTCRMIKNFRIDIAFLGICSIDASGIMSPDFDDQAVKLALLERANKKVVVFDHTKINHLSFIQVCTLKDIDMLVTDKQADKDFLTAAQKQGVEIVQV; from the coding sequence ATGAATTCCCGTGAACGCCGTCACTTCCTCCTGCAGGAATTGCAGAAGGCTAAAGCCGTCTATGTCCGCGAGCTGGCCCAACGGCTCGCAGTTTCCGATATGACCATCCGCCGGGATTTGCACCGGCTGGCCGATATGAATATCGTCACGCTCGTTCATGGCGGTGCTGTCCTCAATGAAGGCACCGCGGCCCTGGCCAACGTCAGCGCCCGTTCATTGCGCATGGCCAAGGAGAAGAATGCCATTGCCGAATTCTGCGCCGGACTCATTAAGGAAGGCAATGCCATTTACCTCGACACTGGCTCGACCAATATCGAAATCGCCGAGGAATTAAAAAATCGGCAAAATATCGCGGTACTCTCCCACTCATTGCCGATTCACAATATTCTCTCTGTCAATGACAAACTGCAACTCATCGCCATGCCCGGCTTCTACCGCAGTTCCCCGCATGGATTTTTTGGCGACCTGACCTGCCGCATGATTAAAAACTTCCGCATCGACATCGCCTTTCTGGGCATCTGCTCCATCGACGCCAGCGGCATCATGTCCCCGGACTTCGACGACCAAGCCGTAAAGCTCGCCCTGCTGGAGCGCGCCAACAAAAAAGTCGTGGTCTTTGACCATACGAAAATCAATCACCTGTCCTTCATACAGGTCTGCACTCTCAAAGACATCGATATGCTGGTCACCGATAAGCAGGCCGATAAAGACTTCCTCACCGCCGCCCAAAAGCAGGGCGTAGAAATCGTGCAGGTTTAA